One stretch of Streptomyces hygroscopicus DNA includes these proteins:
- a CDS encoding acetyl-CoA acetyltransferase: protein MPRTARDVVFVDGVRTPFGKAGPKGIYHETRADDMVVKCIRELLRRNPDLPPERIDEVAIAATTQIGDQGLTIGRTAGILAGLPQSVPGYAIDRMCAGAMTAVTTTAGSIAFGAYDAVVAGGVEHMGRHPMGEGVDPNPRFVSEKLVDESALFMGMTAENLHDRLPHITKARADEFAVRSQEKAAKAYANGKIQQDLVPVSVRRTSPEGGELGWGLATADEPMRPGTTLEGLASLKTPFRAHGRITAGNSAGLNDGATASLLASEDFAQELGLPVRMRLVSFAFAGVEPEVMGYGPVPATKKALAKAGLSIEDIGLFEINEAFAVQVLSFLDHYGIADDDARVNQYGGAIAFGHPLASSGVRLMTQLARQFEEQPEVRYGITTMCIGFGMGGTVIWENPHFEGNK, encoded by the coding sequence GTGCCTCGTACCGCTAGGGACGTCGTCTTCGTCGACGGCGTCCGGACCCCATTCGGCAAGGCGGGCCCGAAGGGCATCTACCATGAGACCCGCGCCGACGACATGGTCGTCAAGTGCATCCGGGAGCTGCTGCGCCGCAACCCGGATCTGCCGCCGGAGCGCATCGACGAGGTGGCCATCGCCGCGACGACGCAGATCGGCGACCAGGGCCTGACCATCGGCCGCACCGCGGGCATCCTGGCCGGGCTGCCCCAGTCGGTCCCCGGCTACGCCATCGACCGGATGTGTGCCGGTGCGATGACGGCCGTGACGACCACCGCGGGCTCCATCGCCTTCGGCGCCTATGACGCCGTCGTCGCGGGCGGCGTCGAGCACATGGGCCGCCACCCCATGGGCGAGGGGGTCGACCCCAACCCCCGCTTCGTCTCGGAGAAGCTGGTCGACGAGTCGGCCCTGTTCATGGGCATGACGGCGGAGAACCTCCACGACCGGCTGCCGCACATCACCAAGGCGCGCGCCGACGAGTTCGCGGTGCGCAGCCAGGAGAAGGCCGCCAAGGCGTACGCCAACGGCAAGATCCAGCAGGACCTGGTGCCGGTCTCGGTGCGCCGCACGTCCCCCGAGGGCGGGGAGCTGGGCTGGGGCCTGGCGACCGCCGACGAGCCGATGCGCCCGGGCACCACGCTGGAGGGCCTGGCCTCGCTGAAGACCCCGTTCCGCGCGCACGGCCGGATCACGGCCGGCAACTCCGCGGGGCTCAACGACGGCGCCACCGCCTCGCTGCTCGCCTCCGAGGACTTCGCCCAGGAGCTGGGCCTGCCGGTGCGGATGCGCCTGGTCTCCTTCGCCTTCGCGGGCGTCGAGCCCGAGGTGATGGGCTACGGCCCGGTCCCGGCGACCAAGAAGGCGCTCGCCAAGGCCGGTCTGTCGATCGAGGACATCGGCCTGTTCGAGATCAACGAGGCGTTCGCCGTCCAGGTCCTGTCGTTCCTGGACCACTACGGCATCGCGGACGACGATGCGCGAGTCAACCAGTACGGCGGCGCCATCGCCTTCGGCCATCCGCTGGCCTCCTCCGGTGTCCGGCTGATGACGCAGCTGGCGCGGCAGTTCGAGGAGCAGCCGGAGGTCCGCTACGGCATCACCACGATGTGCATCGGCTTCGGCATGGGTGGCACCGTGATCTGGGAGAACCCGCACTTCGAGGGGAACAAGTGA
- a CDS encoding ABC transporter permease, protein MTTNVDKTNGGASNGGNKASGPADVNPVAKDAVTVVDPRLLVRQEGFKGYLAEFGRKMRSGDLGAVPVIVGIAIIWAVFQWKDSAFLSPKNLSDLSILLGGTGMISVGIVFVLLLGEIDLSVGSLSGLAAATLAVLNVNEGVPEGIAVIAALASGAALGALHGFFFAKIGVPAFVVTLAGLLAWNGLMLQVLGTTGTISIADDSFVRDLTAHYFSQLIAAYGVAALATAGFFLAQFLDSRRRKAVGVPSRPLSEILVRTGVLAVIAFAAAWRLNEYKGLPLALVIFVAVLVILDFVVRRTAYGRKVIALGGSVEAARRAGINVVAIRISVYSLAGLMAACGGIMIASRIGSASQQAGTGNLLMEAIAAAVIGGTSLFGGRGSVWSALLGMLVIGSISSGMNLLGVANSVQYMITGGVLLAAVVIDSVSRRTQRSAGRG, encoded by the coding sequence GTGACCACGAACGTCGACAAGACCAACGGCGGCGCGTCGAACGGCGGCAACAAGGCGAGCGGCCCGGCCGACGTCAACCCCGTCGCCAAGGACGCGGTCACCGTCGTCGACCCCCGGCTGCTGGTCCGTCAGGAGGGGTTCAAGGGCTATCTGGCGGAGTTCGGCCGGAAGATGCGCAGCGGCGATCTGGGCGCGGTCCCGGTCATCGTCGGCATCGCCATCATCTGGGCGGTCTTCCAGTGGAAGGACAGCGCCTTCCTCTCGCCCAAGAACCTCTCCGACCTCTCGATCCTGCTCGGCGGCACCGGCATGATCTCGGTCGGGATCGTCTTCGTGCTGCTGCTCGGTGAGATCGACCTGTCCGTCGGCTCGCTCAGCGGTCTGGCGGCGGCCACTTTGGCGGTGCTCAACGTCAACGAGGGGGTGCCCGAGGGGATCGCGGTGATCGCCGCGCTCGCCAGCGGCGCGGCTCTCGGCGCGCTGCACGGCTTCTTCTTCGCCAAGATAGGCGTCCCGGCCTTCGTGGTGACCCTGGCCGGTCTGCTGGCCTGGAACGGTCTGATGCTCCAGGTGCTCGGCACCACCGGCACCATCAGCATCGCCGACGACAGCTTCGTGCGGGATCTCACCGCCCACTACTTCAGCCAGCTCATCGCCGCGTACGGGGTGGCCGCGCTGGCGACGGCGGGCTTCTTCCTCGCCCAGTTCCTGGACAGCAGGCGCCGTAAGGCGGTCGGCGTGCCCTCGCGGCCGCTGAGCGAGATCCTGGTCCGCACGGGCGTGCTCGCGGTGATCGCCTTCGCCGCGGCCTGGCGGCTCAATGAGTACAAGGGCCTGCCCCTCGCCTTGGTGATCTTCGTGGCGGTCCTGGTGATCCTCGACTTCGTGGTCCGCCGCACCGCCTACGGGCGCAAGGTGATCGCCCTGGGCGGCAGCGTCGAGGCCGCCCGCCGCGCGGGCATCAACGTCGTCGCCATCCGGATCTCGGTCTACTCGCTGGCCGGGCTGATGGCCGCGTGCGGCGGCATCATGATCGCCTCCCGGATCGGCTCCGCCAGCCAGCAGGCCGGCACCGGCAACCTGCTGATGGAGGCCATCGCGGCCGCGGTCATCGGCGGCACCAGCCTCTTCGGCGGCCGTGGCTCGGTCTGGTCGGCGCTGCTCGGCATGCTGGTCATCGGCTCGATCTCGTCGGGGATGAACCTGCTGGGCGTCGCGAACTCCGTCCAGTACATGATCACCGGTGGCGTGCTGCTGGCCGCCGTCGTCATCGACTCGGTGTCCCGCAGGACACAACGGTCCGCGGGTCGCGGCTGA
- a CDS encoding 1-deoxy-D-xylulose-5-phosphate synthase encodes MLLTRITGPRDLDRLTPEELDQLAAEIRSFLVDAVSKTGGHLGPNLGVVELTIALHRVFESPRDKVLLDTGHQSYVHKLLTGRQDFSKLKSKGGLSGYPSRSESEHDVIENSHASTVLGWAEGLAKANELLGKQDHVVAVIGDGALTGGMAWEALNNIAAAKNRPLVIVVNDNERSYGPTIGGLANHLATLRTTDGYERFLARGKDLLERTPVVGRPLYETLHGAKKGLKDFITPQGMFEDLGLKYVGPINGHDIEALESALQRAKRFGGPVIVHCLTEKGRGYQPALQDEADRFHAVGKIHPDTGLPISASGADWTSVFGEEMVKLGEEREDIVAITAAMLHPVGLTQFAKRFPERVYDVGIAEQHAAVSAAGLATGGLHPVFAVYATFLNRAFDQVLMDVALHKCGVTFVLDRAGITGTDGASHNGMWDMSLLQVVPGLRIAAPRDADQVRAQLREAVEVEDAPTVVRYSKGAVGPAVAAVGRIGGMDVLREPAAADRERPDVLLVSVGALAPMCLEIADLLDKQGISTTVVDPRWVKPVDEELPALAERHRVVVTVEDNSRVGGVGSAVAQALRDSGVDMPVRDFGIPPRFLDHASRKEVMAEIGLTAPDIARQVTGLVARIGGRYGSESAHAGSQGADVTRSTTAEPVRD; translated from the coding sequence GTGCTGCTGACCCGCATCACGGGACCGCGCGATCTGGACCGGCTCACTCCGGAGGAGCTGGACCAGCTGGCCGCGGAGATCCGCTCCTTCCTCGTCGACGCCGTCTCCAAGACCGGTGGCCATCTCGGCCCCAATCTCGGCGTGGTGGAGCTGACCATCGCCCTGCACCGGGTCTTCGAGTCGCCCCGGGACAAGGTGCTGCTGGACACCGGGCACCAGTCCTACGTCCACAAGCTGCTCACCGGCCGCCAGGACTTCTCCAAGCTCAAGAGCAAGGGTGGTTTGTCCGGTTATCCCTCGCGGTCCGAGTCCGAGCACGACGTCATCGAGAACAGTCACGCCTCGACCGTCCTCGGCTGGGCCGAGGGCCTCGCCAAGGCCAATGAGTTGCTCGGCAAGCAGGACCATGTGGTCGCCGTGATCGGCGACGGCGCGCTGACCGGCGGTATGGCCTGGGAGGCGCTCAACAACATCGCCGCGGCCAAGAACCGCCCGCTGGTCATCGTCGTCAACGACAACGAGCGCTCCTACGGCCCGACCATCGGCGGCCTGGCCAACCACCTCGCCACCCTCCGCACCACCGACGGCTATGAGCGCTTCCTGGCCCGCGGCAAGGACCTGCTGGAGCGCACCCCGGTCGTCGGCAGGCCGCTGTACGAGACGCTGCACGGGGCCAAGAAGGGGCTGAAGGACTTCATCACCCCGCAGGGCATGTTCGAGGACCTGGGGCTGAAGTACGTCGGCCCGATCAACGGCCATGACATCGAGGCGCTGGAGTCGGCGCTGCAGCGGGCGAAGCGTTTCGGCGGCCCGGTCATCGTGCACTGCCTCACCGAGAAGGGCCGCGGCTACCAGCCCGCCCTGCAGGACGAGGCGGACCGCTTCCACGCCGTCGGCAAGATCCACCCGGACACCGGGCTGCCGATCTCGGCCTCCGGCGCCGACTGGACCTCGGTCTTCGGCGAGGAGATGGTCAAGCTCGGCGAGGAGCGCGAGGACATCGTCGCGATCACGGCGGCCATGCTGCACCCGGTGGGGCTCACTCAGTTCGCCAAGCGCTTCCCGGAGCGGGTCTACGACGTGGGCATCGCCGAGCAGCACGCGGCCGTCTCGGCGGCCGGGCTCGCCACCGGCGGGCTCCACCCGGTCTTCGCCGTCTACGCCACCTTCCTCAACCGCGCCTTCGACCAGGTCCTGATGGATGTGGCCCTGCACAAGTGCGGGGTGACCTTCGTGCTGGACCGCGCCGGTATCACCGGCACCGACGGGGCCTCGCACAACGGCATGTGGGACATGTCGCTCCTGCAGGTCGTCCCGGGCCTGCGGATCGCCGCCCCGCGCGACGCCGACCAGGTCCGCGCCCAGCTGCGCGAGGCCGTGGAGGTGGAGGACGCGCCGACCGTGGTGCGCTACTCCAAGGGCGCGGTGGGCCCGGCGGTCGCGGCCGTCGGCAGGATCGGTGGCATGGACGTACTGCGGGAGCCCGCGGCGGCCGACCGTGAGCGGCCCGATGTGCTGCTGGTCTCGGTGGGCGCGCTGGCCCCGATGTGCTTGGAGATTGCCGACCTTCTCGACAAACAGGGCATTTCCACTACGGTGGTCGACCCCCGCTGGGTCAAGCCGGTCGACGAGGAGCTGCCCGCCCTCGCCGAGCGCCACCGCGTCGTCGTCACCGTCGAGGACAACAGCCGGGTCGGCGGTGTGGGCTCCGCCGTCGCCCAGGCGCTGCGCGACTCGGGCGTCGACATGCCGGTGCGCGACTTCGGCATCCCGCCGCGCTTCCTCGACCATGCCTCCCGTAAGGAGGTCATGGCGGAGATCGGGCTGACCGCGCCGGACATCGCCCGGCAGGTCACCGGGCTGGTCGCCAGGATCGGCGGCCGCTACGGGAGCGAGTCGGCGCACGCGGGCTCCCAGGGCGCGGATGTGACCCGGTCGACGACGGCCGAGCCGGTGCGCGACTGA
- a CDS encoding amino acid permease, whose protein sequence is MSEREPEGRSGGGTGGDGGRKVRPDYLRTKSIEQSIKDTEEPEHALTRSLSALDLTVFGVGVIIGTGIFVLTGAVAKEQAGPATALAFVVAGIVCALAALCYAEFASTVPVAGSAYTFSYASLGELPAWTIGWDLVLEFALGTAVVAVGWAGYIRSLLANGGWELPAALSGPDAAHGFSFDVLAAALVLAITVILVLGMKLSARVTSVVVGVKVAVVLLVIIAGSFFIDPANYHPFIPEAKGTVSGSGLTAPLIQLMFGYQPTTFGVEGIFTAAAVVFFAFIGFDVVATAAEETRNPQRDMPRGILGSLLICTVLYVAVSIVVTGMQKYTRLTVDAPLADAFKATGHPFYAGVISFGAAVGLTTVCMILLLGQSRVFFAMSRDGLLPRVFSRVHPRFRTPYRSTILLGTLIAIVAGFTSISQLAALVNIGTLFAFVVVALGVLILRNTRPDLPRAFRTPWVPVLPIVSVAASLWLMLNLPAETWLRFAVWMAIGFVVYFLYGRRHSRVAETGTRTEKGPRGAA, encoded by the coding sequence GTGAGCGAGCGGGAACCCGAGGGCCGCTCCGGCGGCGGCACTGGTGGCGATGGCGGCCGTAAGGTCCGGCCGGACTATCTGCGGACGAAGTCGATCGAACAGTCCATCAAGGACACCGAGGAGCCCGAACACGCCCTGACCCGGTCGCTGTCCGCCCTGGACCTCACGGTCTTCGGCGTCGGCGTGATCATCGGGACCGGCATCTTCGTCCTCACCGGGGCCGTCGCCAAGGAGCAGGCGGGCCCCGCGACCGCCCTCGCCTTCGTCGTCGCGGGCATCGTCTGCGCGCTGGCCGCGCTCTGCTACGCCGAGTTCGCCTCGACCGTGCCGGTGGCCGGATCCGCGTACACCTTCTCGTACGCCTCACTGGGCGAGCTGCCCGCCTGGACCATCGGCTGGGACCTGGTGCTGGAGTTCGCGCTCGGCACCGCCGTGGTCGCGGTCGGCTGGGCCGGCTACATCCGCTCGCTGCTGGCCAACGGCGGCTGGGAGCTGCCCGCCGCCCTGTCCGGGCCCGACGCGGCGCACGGCTTCTCCTTCGATGTGCTCGCCGCCGCGCTGGTGCTGGCGATCACCGTGATCCTGGTCCTCGGGATGAAGCTGTCGGCGCGGGTCACCTCGGTGGTGGTCGGGGTGAAGGTGGCCGTGGTGCTGCTGGTCATCATCGCGGGCTCCTTCTTCATCGACCCTGCCAACTACCACCCCTTCATCCCCGAGGCCAAGGGCACGGTCTCGGGCTCGGGACTCACCGCGCCGCTGATCCAGCTGATGTTCGGCTACCAGCCGACGACCTTCGGCGTCGAGGGCATCTTCACCGCCGCCGCCGTGGTCTTCTTCGCCTTCATCGGCTTCGACGTGGTGGCGACCGCGGCGGAGGAGACCAGGAACCCCCAACGGGACATGCCCCGGGGCATCCTCGGCTCGCTCCTCATCTGCACCGTGCTCTATGTCGCCGTGTCGATCGTGGTCACCGGGATGCAGAAATACACCCGGCTGACGGTGGACGCCCCGCTCGCCGACGCCTTCAAGGCCACCGGACACCCCTTCTACGCGGGCGTCATCAGCTTCGGCGCCGCGGTCGGGCTGACCACGGTGTGCATGATCCTGCTGCTCGGCCAGAGCCGGGTGTTCTTCGCGATGAGCCGGGACGGGCTGCTGCCCAGGGTCTTCTCCCGGGTGCATCCGCGCTTCCGCACGCCCTACCGCTCGACGATCCTGCTCGGCACGCTCATCGCCATCGTCGCCGGGTTCACCAGCATCTCCCAGCTCGCCGCCCTGGTGAACATCGGCACGCTCTTCGCCTTCGTCGTGGTCGCGCTCGGCGTGCTGATCCTCCGCAACACCCGGCCCGATCTGCCCCGCGCCTTCCGCACGCCATGGGTGCCGGTGCTGCCGATCGTGTCGGTGGCCGCCTCGCTGTGGCTGATGCTCAATCTGCCCGCCGAGACCTGGCTGCGGTTCGCGGTGTGGATGGCCATCGGCTTCGTCGTCTACTTCCTGTACGGGCGCCGCCACAGCCGGGTGGCCGAGACGGGGACGCGTACGGAAAAGGGCCCGCGAGGAGCCGCCTGA
- a CDS encoding ABC transporter substrate-binding protein, translating to MNATMRRVALAASVLSMTVALAACGSAKEADSGKKDEKKKTGPLTIGLLLPEDQTARYENFDRPYITKKLKALCADCKILYVNAKSDPSVQQQQVDSMITKKVDAIILDSVDSKSIASSVKRSDEAGIPVVAYDRLAEGPVSAYTSFDNETVGKVQGQALLEALGDKAKSGKIVMLNGWEADPNAAMFKKGAMSVLKGKVNVGKSYDIDRWLADKANEAMTGAISSLGKKNIVGVYSANDSMAGGAITALKSGGFNPLPPVTGQDAELEGVRRVVTGEQYMSVYKSYLDEAAAAAEMAIALGRGDKVNESNTVDSPTTKDIPATLITPISLTKKNIKDTVVKDGNYTVAQICTAKYKAACDAAGLK from the coding sequence ATGAACGCAACGATGCGTCGCGTCGCTCTCGCTGCTTCTGTCCTGTCGATGACCGTCGCCCTCGCCGCCTGTGGTTCGGCGAAGGAGGCCGACAGCGGCAAGAAGGACGAGAAGAAGAAGACCGGTCCGCTCACGATCGGGCTGTTGCTGCCCGAGGACCAGACGGCCAGATACGAGAACTTCGACCGGCCATACATCACCAAGAAGCTCAAGGCGCTCTGCGCGGACTGCAAGATCCTTTACGTCAACGCCAAGTCGGATCCCTCGGTCCAGCAGCAGCAGGTCGACTCGATGATCACCAAGAAGGTCGACGCGATCATCCTCGACTCGGTGGACTCCAAGTCCATAGCCTCCTCGGTCAAGAGGTCCGACGAGGCCGGTATCCCGGTCGTCGCCTACGACCGGCTGGCCGAGGGCCCGGTCTCCGCGTACACCTCGTTCGACAACGAGACGGTCGGCAAGGTCCAGGGCCAGGCGCTGCTCGAGGCGCTGGGCGACAAGGCCAAGAGCGGCAAGATCGTCATGCTCAACGGCTGGGAGGCCGACCCGAACGCCGCCATGTTCAAGAAGGGCGCGATGTCCGTCCTCAAGGGCAAGGTGAACGTCGGCAAGTCGTACGACATCGACCGCTGGCTCGCGGACAAGGCCAATGAGGCCATGACGGGTGCCATCTCCTCCCTCGGCAAGAAGAACATCGTCGGCGTCTACTCGGCCAACGACAGCATGGCGGGCGGCGCGATCACCGCGCTCAAGAGCGGCGGCTTCAACCCGCTGCCCCCGGTCACCGGCCAGGACGCCGAACTCGAGGGTGTGCGCCGGGTCGTGACCGGCGAGCAGTACATGAGCGTCTACAAGTCCTACCTGGACGAGGCCGCCGCCGCCGCGGAGATGGCCATCGCGCTCGGCCGCGGCGACAAGGTCAACGAGTCCAACACGGTCGACAGCCCGACCACCAAGGACATCCCGGCGACGCTGATCACCCCGATCTCGCTGACCAAGAAGAACATCAAGGACACCGTCGTCAAGGACGGGAACTACACGGTCGCCCAGATCTGCACCGCCAAGTACAAGGCGGCGTGCGACGCGGCTGGTCTGAAGTAG
- a CDS encoding ABC transporter related protein, whose translation MAIVPNGPVLALRGISKRFGAVQALTDIHLEVHAGEVVALVGDNGAGKSTLVKSIAGVGPADEGVIEWQGKSVQVTRPHDAQELGIATVYQDLALCDNIDVVGNLFLGREILRAGVLDEVEMERRSRELLQTLSIRIPSVRIPIASLSGGQRQTVAIARSMLGEPKLVILDEPTAALGVEQTAQVLDLVERLRDRGLAVILISHNMADVKAVADRVAVLRLGRNNGIFDVKTTSQEEIISAITGATDNAVTRRKARSGEVAK comes from the coding sequence ATGGCCATCGTGCCGAACGGACCCGTGTTGGCGTTGCGCGGGATCTCCAAGCGGTTCGGCGCCGTCCAGGCGCTCACCGACATCCATCTGGAGGTCCACGCCGGTGAAGTCGTCGCCCTGGTGGGCGACAACGGCGCCGGCAAGTCGACCCTCGTCAAGTCCATCGCCGGAGTCGGCCCCGCCGACGAAGGCGTCATCGAGTGGCAGGGCAAGTCCGTCCAGGTCACCCGGCCGCACGACGCCCAGGAGCTGGGCATCGCGACCGTGTACCAGGACCTCGCCCTCTGCGACAACATCGACGTCGTCGGCAACCTCTTCCTCGGCCGCGAGATCTTGCGCGCCGGGGTGCTCGACGAGGTCGAGATGGAGCGGCGCTCCCGTGAGTTGCTGCAGACCCTGTCGATCCGTATCCCCAGTGTGCGGATCCCGATCGCCTCGCTCTCGGGTGGCCAGCGGCAGACCGTCGCCATCGCCCGTTCGATGCTCGGCGAGCCCAAGCTGGTGATCCTGGACGAGCCGACCGCCGCCCTCGGCGTCGAGCAGACCGCGCAGGTCCTCGACCTGGTCGAGCGGCTGCGCGACCGTGGTCTCGCCGTCATCCTCATCAGCCACAACATGGCCGACGTCAAGGCCGTCGCGGACCGCGTCGCGGTGCTGCGGCTGGGCCGTAACAACGGCATCTTCGATGTGAAGACCACCTCTCAGGAAGAGATCATTTCCGCCATCACCGGCGCCACGGACAACGCCGTGACCCGTCGCAAGGCGCGTAGCGGGGAGGTCGCGAAGTGA
- a CDS encoding 3-hydroxyacyl-CoA dehydrogenase, translating into MTNTAELLKGAAELFPGEVVTQAHVRHLDLPQGAGRFALITLDNGLDHTKPTTFGPASLANLNTAIDQVEKEAADGEITGVGITGKPFIFAVGADLKGVELLKRHEDALAIGKGGHDVFKRLSSLAVPTFAYYNGAAMGGGVEVGLHCAYRTVSAALPAFSLPEVFLGLVPGWGGCTLLPNLIGADRAVSVIIENSLNQNKQLKGEQVYELGIADAIFEGADFLEQSLIWTASVLKGEIEVVRPEIDRGDAWHEAVVRGRAIADGKVHGAAPAAYRALEIIDAARNGDLARGYEAEEKALADLIMGSELRSGIYAFNLVQKRGKRPAGAPDKSLARPVSKVGVVGAGLMASQLALLFVRRLEVPVVLTDIDQERVDKGVGYVHGEIDKLLLKGRINQDKANRLKAAVTGSLDKAAAFGDADFVIEAVFEEMGVKQKVFAEVEAVAPEHAILATNTSSLSVSEMASQLKHPERVVGFHFFNPVAILPLLEIVRGEQTDDAALATAFGVAKKLKKTAVLVKDAPAFVVNRILTRFMGEIQNVIDEGTPVDAAERAIEPLGLPMSPLVLLELVGPAIGLHVSETLHGAFPDRFRVSENLRRVVEAGKRGFYVHDSGKPELDPEVAALLQQGDTVLTEEQVRTRVLDAVAQEIGLMLEEGIVAEAQDIDLCLITGAGWPFHLGGLTPYLDREGVSERVNGKAFLAPGVASVPA; encoded by the coding sequence GTGACCAACACCGCAGAGCTTCTCAAGGGGGCGGCAGAGCTGTTCCCGGGCGAGGTCGTGACGCAGGCGCACGTCCGCCACCTCGATCTCCCCCAGGGCGCGGGCCGCTTCGCGCTCATCACGCTGGACAACGGCCTGGACCACACCAAGCCCACCACCTTCGGCCCGGCCTCGCTCGCCAACCTCAACACGGCGATCGACCAGGTCGAGAAGGAGGCGGCGGACGGCGAGATCACCGGTGTCGGCATCACCGGCAAGCCGTTCATCTTCGCCGTGGGCGCCGACCTCAAGGGCGTGGAGCTGCTGAAGCGTCATGAGGACGCGCTGGCCATCGGCAAGGGCGGCCATGACGTCTTCAAGCGGCTGTCCTCGCTCGCCGTGCCCACCTTCGCGTACTACAACGGCGCGGCGATGGGCGGCGGGGTCGAGGTCGGGCTGCACTGCGCCTACCGCACCGTCTCCGCGGCGCTGCCGGCCTTCTCGCTGCCCGAGGTGTTCCTGGGCCTGGTCCCCGGCTGGGGCGGCTGCACCCTGCTGCCGAACCTGATCGGCGCCGACCGCGCGGTCTCGGTCATCATCGAGAACTCGCTCAACCAGAACAAGCAGCTCAAGGGCGAGCAGGTCTATGAGCTCGGGATCGCGGACGCGATCTTCGAGGGCGCGGACTTCCTGGAGCAGTCGCTGATCTGGACCGCCTCCGTCCTCAAGGGCGAGATCGAGGTCGTACGGCCCGAGATCGACCGCGGCGACGCCTGGCACGAGGCCGTGGTGCGCGGCCGGGCCATCGCCGACGGCAAGGTGCACGGGGCGGCCCCGGCCGCCTACCGCGCGCTGGAGATCATCGACGCCGCGCGCAACGGTGACCTCGCCCGGGGCTACGAGGCCGAGGAGAAGGCGCTCGCCGACCTGATCATGGGCAGTGAGCTGCGCAGCGGCATCTACGCCTTCAACCTGGTGCAGAAGCGCGGCAAGCGCCCGGCCGGCGCCCCGGACAAGTCGCTGGCGCGCCCGGTCTCCAAGGTGGGCGTCGTGGGCGCGGGTCTGATGGCCTCGCAGCTGGCGCTGCTGTTCGTGCGGCGTCTGGAGGTGCCGGTCGTCCTGACCGACATCGACCAGGAGCGGGTCGACAAGGGCGTGGGCTATGTCCACGGCGAGATCGACAAGCTGCTGCTCAAGGGCCGGATCAACCAGGACAAGGCCAATCGCCTGAAGGCCGCGGTGACCGGTTCGCTGGACAAGGCCGCCGCCTTCGGTGACGCCGACTTCGTCATCGAGGCCGTCTTCGAGGAGATGGGCGTCAAGCAGAAGGTGTTCGCCGAGGTCGAGGCGGTCGCGCCGGAGCACGCCATCCTCGCCACCAACACCTCCTCGCTGTCGGTGTCCGAGATGGCGTCCCAGCTCAAGCACCCCGAGCGGGTCGTGGGCTTCCACTTCTTCAACCCGGTCGCGATCCTGCCGCTGCTGGAGATCGTCCGCGGTGAGCAGACCGATGACGCGGCGCTGGCCACCGCCTTCGGCGTGGCCAAGAAGCTGAAGAAGACCGCCGTCCTGGTCAAGGACGCCCCGGCGTTCGTGGTCAACCGGATCCTGACCCGCTTCATGGGCGAGATCCAGAACGTCATCGACGAGGGCACCCCGGTCGACGCCGCCGAGCGCGCCATCGAGCCGCTGGGCCTGCCGATGTCCCCGCTGGTGCTGCTGGAGCTGGTGGGCCCGGCGATCGGTCTGCATGTCTCCGAGACGCTGCACGGCGCGTTCCCGGACCGCTTCAGGGTCTCGGAGAACCTCCGGCGCGTGGTCGAGGCGGGCAAGCGCGGCTTCTACGTGCATGACTCCGGCAAGCCGGAGCTGGACCCGGAGGTCGCCGCGCTGCTCCAGCAGGGCGACACCGTCCTCACCGAGGAGCAGGTGCGCACCCGGGTGCTGGACGCCGTCGCGCAGGAGATCGGCCTGATGCTCGAAGAGGGCATCGTCGCCGAGGCGCAGGACATCGACCTGTGCCTGATCACCGGTGCGGGCTGGCCCTTCCACCTGGGCGGCCTCACGCCGTACCTGGACCGCGAGGGCGTCTCGGAGCGGGTGAACGGGAAGGCGTTCCTGGCTCCGGGCGTGGCGAGCGTTCCCGCGTAG